One Comamonas endophytica DNA window includes the following coding sequences:
- a CDS encoding Y-family DNA polymerase — protein MDAFYASVELLRYPQLKGLPLVIGGSRRRPDDALLQRHAGQPLSAIPVEEFPLLKDYTGRGVITTATYPARQFGIGSAMGLMKAARLCPQAILLPVDFAEYRRFSRLFKEVVLSMAPLMEDRGVDEVYIDFTDVPGGQRQGGRALATLMQRAIAEATGLTCSIGVAPNKLLAKMASEFNKPNGISIVQAEDLEKLVWPLACRKINGIGPKSEEKLRALGIVTIADLAARPRSWLVQQFGKAYGAWLHDAAWGRDDRPVVTESEPVSMSRETTFERDLHAQGDREELARIFTALCEQVAADLQRKGYSGRTIGIKLRYADFRIATRDMTLELPIADAASIRRAAGQCLKRVPLTQRLRLLGVRVGALVKAGEEAASPAPLARRARAGADPFTAPLF, from the coding sequence ATGGACGCGTTCTATGCCTCCGTCGAGCTGCTGCGCTATCCGCAGCTCAAGGGCCTGCCGCTGGTCATCGGCGGCAGCCGGCGCCGGCCCGACGACGCGCTGCTGCAGCGCCATGCCGGCCAGCCGCTGTCGGCCATTCCCGTCGAGGAATTCCCGCTGCTCAAGGACTATACCGGCCGCGGCGTCATCACCACCGCCACCTACCCGGCGCGCCAGTTCGGCATCGGCTCGGCCATGGGGCTGATGAAGGCCGCGCGGCTGTGTCCGCAGGCGATTTTGCTGCCCGTCGATTTTGCCGAGTACCGGCGCTTTTCGCGGCTGTTCAAGGAGGTGGTGCTGTCGATGGCGCCGCTGATGGAGGACCGCGGCGTCGACGAGGTCTACATCGATTTCACCGATGTGCCCGGTGGCCAGCGCCAGGGCGGGCGCGCGCTGGCCACGCTGATGCAGCGCGCGATCGCCGAGGCCACGGGCCTCACCTGCTCGATCGGCGTGGCGCCCAACAAGCTGCTGGCGAAGATGGCCAGCGAGTTCAACAAGCCCAATGGCATCTCCATCGTGCAGGCCGAGGACCTGGAGAAGCTGGTCTGGCCGCTGGCCTGCCGCAAGATCAACGGCATCGGCCCCAAGTCCGAGGAGAAGCTGCGGGCGCTGGGCATCGTGACCATCGCCGATCTCGCGGCGCGCCCGCGCAGCTGGCTGGTGCAGCAGTTCGGCAAGGCCTATGGCGCCTGGCTGCACGATGCCGCCTGGGGCCGCGACGACCGGCCCGTCGTCACCGAGAGCGAGCCGGTGAGCATGAGCCGCGAGACCACCTTCGAGCGCGACCTGCATGCGCAGGGCGACCGCGAGGAACTCGCGCGCATCTTCACGGCGCTGTGCGAGCAGGTGGCAGCCGACCTGCAGCGCAAGGGCTACTCGGGCCGCACCATCGGCATCAAGCTGCGCTATGCCGACTTCAGGATCGCCACGCGCGACATGACGCTGGAGCTGCCCATCGCCGATGCCGCCTCCATCCGCCGCGCCGCCGGCCAGTGCCTCAAGCGCGTGCCGTTGACGCAGCGCCTGCGGCTGCTGGGCGTGCGCGTGGGGGCGCTGGTGAAGGCGGGGGAGGAGGCGGCTTCGCCAGCGCCACTGGCGCGGCGCGCACGCGCCGGTGCCGACCCGTTCACGGCACCGCTTTTCTAG
- a CDS encoding DMT family transporter, which translates to MSSFLLDSSWLWVPMVLFAALAQTARNAAQRSLTQAIGTLPATLVRFLYGLPFALLWLGFLYLITPRTLPDFSPAYLGWIALGALFQVGGTAMLLLAMKARNFAVAVTLSKTEVLQVALFGTVFLHELPTALAVAAMVIATLGVLILSLPPRDRRWSLSAWFSRSALYGLACGAFFAIAAIGFRGGALALGEPVPWINGAWGVVLAQTLQSLVLGGWIAWRHPGGIAPVFRAWRVSLVAGSMGAAASMAWFTAYALQGAAHVRTLGMVEVVFSYLVSRRVLREPLSWPERIGMLLMLLGLVLVTLEY; encoded by the coding sequence ATGTCCTCCTTTCTCCTTGATTCGTCCTGGCTCTGGGTGCCGATGGTGCTGTTCGCGGCGCTGGCCCAGACCGCGCGCAACGCCGCGCAGCGCTCCCTGACACAGGCCATCGGCACGCTGCCGGCGACGCTGGTGCGCTTTCTCTACGGCCTGCCTTTTGCGCTCCTGTGGCTCGGGTTCCTGTATCTGATCACGCCGCGCACGCTGCCCGACTTCAGCCCTGCCTACCTGGGCTGGATCGCACTGGGTGCGCTGTTCCAGGTGGGCGGCACGGCCATGCTGCTGCTGGCCATGAAGGCGCGCAACTTCGCCGTCGCCGTGACGCTGTCGAAGACCGAGGTGCTGCAGGTGGCGCTGTTTGGCACCGTGTTCCTGCACGAGTTGCCGACGGCGCTGGCCGTGGCGGCCATGGTGATCGCCACGCTGGGGGTGCTGATCCTGTCGCTGCCGCCGCGCGACAGGCGCTGGTCGCTGTCGGCCTGGTTCAGCCGCTCGGCGCTCTACGGCCTGGCCTGCGGCGCCTTCTTTGCGATTGCCGCGATCGGCTTTCGCGGCGGCGCGCTGGCGCTGGGCGAGCCGGTGCCGTGGATCAACGGCGCCTGGGGCGTGGTGCTGGCGCAGACGCTGCAGTCGCTGGTGCTGGGCGGCTGGATCGCCTGGCGGCATCCGGGCGGCATCGCGCCGGTGTTCCGCGCCTGGCGCGTGTCGCTGGTGGCGGGCAGCATGGGCGCGGCGGCATCGATGGCCTGGTTCACCGCCTATGCGCTGCAGGGCGCGGCCCACGTGCGCACGCTGGGCATGGTCGAGGTGGTGTTCAGCTACCTGGTCTCGCGCCGCGTGTTGCGCGAGCCGCTGAGCTGGCCGGAGAGGATCGGCATGCTGCTGATGCTCTTGGGATTGGTCCTGGTCACGCTGGAGTATTGA